A section of the Pseudomonas prosekii genome encodes:
- the recB gene encoding exodeoxyribonuclease V subunit beta: MNTNKPLALAFPLRGSQLIEASAGTGKTFTISALYLRLVLGHGGESSGFGRELLPPQILVVTFTDAATKELRERIRTRLAEAARYFRDETPAPDSLIAELREEFSPEQWSGCANRLDIAAQWMDEAAVSTIHSWCQRMLREHAFDSGSLFTQTLETDHSDLLGEVLRDYWRLFCYPMQDDALSWVRTNWGGPAALLPRVRGLFASERESIQGKEPAELIAESLLERRTALVDLKMPWQQWADELLAICQQGVASKTVDGRKMQARYFEPWFEKIKAWAADEALEQLDIGTGFTRLTPDGMAEAWKGEVPRHPGLDAMPGLKLSLDGLPTPDAAVLQHAAQWVGARFEEEKRRRAEMGFDDMLLRLDAALQADGGERLASLIREQFPVALIDEFQDTDPVQYRIFESIYRIEENNPECGLFLIGDPKQAIYAFRGADIYTYLRARQATTGRLHTLGTNFRSSHGMVNAVNHVFERAELRETGRGAFLFREDSGENPVPFLPVQSQGRKEVLHIDGQSVAALNIWHLVADQPLSGVVYRQQLAAACASEITALLNGGQQGLAGFTQDGKAFRGLLPADIAILVRDGKEAQAVRGELSARGVRSVYLSDKDSVFAAQEAHDLLTWLKACAEPDAERPLRAALASITLNLSLAELEQLNQDELAWEARVMQFRRYREIWRKQGVLPMLRRLLHDFQLPQALITRSDGERVLTNLLHLSELLQQAAAELDGEQALIRHLSEHLALSGQAGEEQILRLESDEQLVKVVTIHKSKGLEYPLVFLPFICSAKPVDGSRLPLHYHDAAGKAQVTLKPTAELIALADDERLAEDLRLLYVALTRAQHACWLGVTDLKRGNNNSSVLHLSALGYLLGGGAALAESAGLTRWLEDLQQDCPALSYSEMPEATSELYHPPRNEATLLAPLIPKRKASENWWIASYSALRIGDSMSVGSDEAPENPQAQKLFDDERLDPEAPREVATGGADIHRFPRGPNPGTFLHGLLEWAGDEGFNASPKAVEDAVGRRCNRRGWEGWIVTLSDWLQHLLRSPLHIGGGQPPVVFEQLSQYRVEMEFWFASHTVDVLKLDELVRQHTHNGVARVAAEPVLLNGMFKGFIDLTFEHEGRYYVADYKSNWLGVDDAAYTEQAMEQSILDNRYDLQYVLYLLALHRQLKARLPDYDYDRHIGGALYLFLRGTRAASQGVYFARPPRELIERLDRLFQGKAEPKAEPAWEQGELL; this comes from the coding sequence ATGAATACGAACAAACCATTAGCGCTGGCCTTCCCACTTCGTGGCAGCCAACTGATCGAGGCCAGTGCCGGGACCGGCAAGACCTTCACCATCTCCGCGCTGTATCTGCGGCTGGTCCTTGGCCATGGCGGCGAATCCAGCGGGTTTGGACGTGAACTGCTGCCGCCGCAAATCCTCGTCGTGACGTTCACCGATGCGGCCACCAAAGAGCTGCGCGAACGCATTCGAACCCGCCTTGCTGAGGCTGCCCGCTACTTCCGCGACGAGACGCCAGCCCCCGATAGCCTGATTGCCGAGTTGCGCGAAGAGTTTTCTCCCGAGCAATGGTCCGGTTGCGCCAATCGCCTCGACATCGCAGCGCAATGGATGGATGAAGCGGCGGTCTCGACCATCCACAGTTGGTGTCAGCGCATGTTGCGCGAACATGCGTTCGACAGCGGCAGTCTGTTTACCCAGACCCTGGAAACCGATCACAGCGATTTGCTCGGTGAAGTGCTGCGCGATTATTGGCGGCTGTTTTGCTACCCGATGCAGGACGATGCGCTAAGTTGGGTTCGCACCAATTGGGGCGGCCCTGCCGCATTGCTGCCGCGCGTGCGAGGTCTGTTTGCCAGCGAGCGCGAGAGCATTCAGGGCAAAGAACCTGCCGAGTTGATCGCCGAAAGTTTGCTCGAACGACGCACCGCGCTGGTCGACCTGAAGATGCCTTGGCAACAATGGGCAGACGAATTGCTCGCAATCTGCCAGCAGGGCGTGGCGAGTAAAACCGTCGACGGACGCAAGATGCAGGCGCGCTACTTCGAACCGTGGTTCGAGAAAATCAAAGCCTGGGCGGCGGACGAAGCCCTCGAGCAACTCGACATCGGCACTGGCTTCACCCGCCTGACGCCCGATGGCATGGCAGAAGCCTGGAAGGGTGAAGTGCCTCGTCATCCGGGCCTGGACGCGATGCCCGGCCTGAAGCTCAGTCTCGACGGATTGCCGACGCCCGACGCGGCGGTTCTGCAGCACGCCGCGCAGTGGGTCGGTGCTCGATTCGAAGAGGAAAAACGTCGTCGCGCAGAGATGGGCTTTGACGACATGTTATTGCGCCTCGATGCAGCACTGCAGGCCGACGGCGGCGAGCGCCTGGCCAGCCTGATTCGTGAACAATTCCCGGTGGCGTTGATCGACGAATTCCAAGACACCGACCCGGTGCAATACCGCATCTTCGAGAGCATCTATCGCATCGAAGAGAATAATCCCGAGTGCGGACTGTTCCTGATCGGCGACCCGAAACAGGCGATCTATGCCTTTCGCGGCGCCGACATTTATACCTACCTGCGCGCCCGCCAGGCCACCACCGGACGCTTGCATACACTGGGCACCAACTTCCGCTCCAGCCACGGCATGGTCAACGCGGTGAACCACGTTTTCGAGCGCGCCGAATTGCGAGAAACCGGACGCGGTGCGTTTCTCTTTCGCGAGGACAGCGGCGAAAATCCGGTGCCGTTCCTGCCGGTGCAATCCCAGGGCCGCAAGGAAGTTCTGCACATCGATGGGCAAAGCGTGGCAGCGCTGAACATCTGGCATCTGGTCGCCGATCAACCGCTGTCCGGTGTGGTTTATCGACAACAACTGGCCGCCGCGTGTGCCAGCGAAATCACCGCGCTGCTCAATGGCGGACAACAGGGGCTGGCGGGATTCACCCAGGACGGTAAAGCGTTCCGCGGACTGTTGCCGGCCGATATCGCGATTCTGGTCCGCGACGGCAAAGAGGCCCAAGCCGTGCGCGGTGAACTGTCTGCTCGTGGTGTGCGCAGTGTTTACCTGTCGGACAAGGATTCGGTGTTCGCCGCTCAGGAGGCGCATGACCTGCTGACCTGGCTCAAGGCCTGCGCTGAACCCGACGCCGAACGCCCATTGCGTGCCGCGCTCGCCAGCATCACCCTGAACCTCTCGTTGGCAGAGCTCGAGCAGTTGAATCAGGACGAATTGGCCTGGGAAGCGCGGGTCATGCAGTTCCGCCGTTATCGCGAGATCTGGCGCAAGCAAGGCGTGCTGCCGATGCTCCGGCGCTTGCTGCACGACTTCCAGTTGCCCCAGGCATTGATCACCCGCAGCGACGGCGAGCGGGTATTGACCAACCTTTTGCACCTCTCCGAACTGCTGCAACAAGCAGCCGCCGAACTGGATGGCGAACAAGCGCTGATTCGCCATCTGTCCGAGCACCTGGCGTTGTCGGGGCAGGCTGGAGAAGAACAGATCCTGCGTCTGGAAAGTGATGAACAACTGGTCAAGGTTGTCACCATCCACAAATCCAAGGGCCTCGAGTATCCGTTGGTGTTCCTGCCGTTCATCTGCTCGGCGAAACCGGTGGACGGCAGTCGTCTGCCATTGCATTACCACGACGCGGCGGGCAAGGCGCAAGTAACGCTGAAACCGACTGCCGAGTTGATCGCCCTGGCCGATGACGAGCGTCTGGCCGAGGATTTACGCCTGCTCTACGTCGCGCTGACCCGCGCGCAGCATGCGTGCTGGCTGGGTGTCACTGATCTCAAACGTGGCAATAACAACAGCTCGGTGCTGCACCTGTCAGCATTGGGTTACCTGCTGGGCGGCGGCGCGGCACTGGCCGAATCCGCCGGTCTGACGCGTTGGCTCGAAGACTTGCAGCAAGACTGCCCCGCGCTCAGCTACAGCGAAATGCCCGAGGCGACGTCCGAGCTCTACCATCCGCCGCGCAACGAGGCGACTTTGCTCGCGCCGTTGATCCCCAAGCGCAAGGCCAGTGAAAACTGGTGGATTGCTTCATACAGTGCCTTGCGCATTGGCGACAGCATGAGCGTGGGCAGCGACGAAGCGCCGGAAAATCCGCAGGCGCAAAAGCTCTTCGACGATGAACGTCTGGATCCCGAAGCGCCACGCGAAGTGGCTACCGGCGGCGCCGACATTCACCGCTTTCCGCGTGGTCCAAACCCTGGCACATTCCTCCACGGTTTGCTCGAATGGGCCGGCGATGAAGGTTTTAATGCTTCACCGAAAGCCGTGGAAGACGCGGTGGGCCGTCGCTGCAACCGACGCGGCTGGGAAGGCTGGATCGTCACGTTGAGCGACTGGCTGCAACACCTGCTGCGCTCGCCGCTGCACATTGGTGGCGGGCAGCCACCGGTGGTCTTCGAGCAACTGAGCCAATATCGCGTCGAAATGGAGTTCTGGTTCGCCAGCCACACGGTCGACGTGCTCAAACTTGATGAACTGGTGCGCCAACACACCCACAACGGCGTGGCGCGCGTGGCCGCCGAACCGGTGCTACTCAATGGCATGTTCAAGGGTTTCATCGACCTGACGTTCGAGCATGAAGGCCGTTATTACGTCGCCGACTACAAATCCAACTGGCTCGGCGTCGACGATGCGGCGTACACCGAGCAGGCCATGGAACAGTCAATTCTCGACAACCGCTACGACCTGCAATACGTGCTGTACCTGTTGGCACTGCATCGCCAGCTCAAGGCGCGGCTGCCTGACTACGATTACGACCGACACATCGGTGGCGCCTTGTACCTGTTCCTGCGCGGGACTCGCGCGGCCAGCCAAGGCGTTTATTTCGCCCGGCCGCCGCGGGAATTGATCGAACGACTGGACCGGCTGTTCCAGGGCAAGGCCGAACCCAAGGCTGAGCCCGCCTGGGAACAGGGAGAACTGCTATGA
- the recD gene encoding exodeoxyribonuclease V subunit alpha: protein MSRTFADLLPTPLAAESLADLAPLSRAEDLLLLLTRWVERGWLRALDKAFVAFLHELAPDDDPLVLLAAALTSHQLGHGHVCLDLFETLKAPDFALSLPPEGDVQSGAMLLPSQLLEALDGAHWCKALAASSLVALAVDGSEAARQRPLVLSGKRLYLRRYWTYERRIDNALRQRLAEHEATPADLLQRLTGLFGPAKPGEVIDWQKLACALATRSAFSIVTGGPGTGKTTTVVRLLALLQASAVEAGKPLRIRLAAPTGKAAARLTESISQQVQSLTVAEAVREKIPSEVTTVHRLLGSRPGTRHFRHHAGNRLPLDVLVVDEASMIDLEMMANLLDALPAHARLVLLGDKDQLASVEAGAVLGDLCRDAEGGWYSPQTRQWLQAVSGESLEASGLHEDTDGTHPLAQQVVMLRHSRRFGEGSGIGQLARWVNQQQPDEARKLLAERNFKDVFSLPLKGEQDKALERLLLDGHNDGPHGYRHYLSLLRDQRPALGSSLDDPRWTEWARQVLNAFDTFQLLCAVRKGPWGVEGLNQRITEALLKARLIDGDQQWYEGRPVLMTRNDYGLGLMNGDIGIALKLPERDGPEAGKPVLRVAFPRNDGQGGVRFVLPSRLNDVETVYAMTVHKSQGSEFAHTALILPDALNPVLTKELIYTGITRAKDWFTLIEPRAGVFEEAVQRKVKRLSGLMLELDEGIESSA, encoded by the coding sequence ATGAGCCGCACCTTCGCCGATCTGCTGCCGACGCCGCTCGCGGCCGAAAGCCTGGCCGACCTGGCGCCGCTCAGCCGCGCCGAGGATCTTCTGCTGCTGCTGACACGCTGGGTCGAACGCGGCTGGCTGCGAGCGCTGGACAAAGCGTTTGTCGCGTTTCTCCACGAACTCGCGCCCGATGACGATCCGCTGGTGTTGCTCGCCGCTGCGTTGACCAGTCACCAGCTCGGTCACGGCCATGTCTGCCTGGACCTGTTCGAAACCCTGAAAGCACCGGATTTTGCCCTGTCGCTGCCGCCGGAAGGTGATGTGCAAAGTGGAGCGATGTTGCTGCCGTCGCAATTGCTCGAAGCGCTGGACGGCGCCCACTGGTGCAAGGCGCTGGCGGCCAGCAGTCTGGTGGCGTTGGCGGTCGATGGCAGCGAAGCGGCGCGCCAGCGACCTTTGGTGCTGTCGGGCAAACGCCTGTATTTGCGTCGTTACTGGACCTACGAACGGCGCATCGACAATGCCCTGCGCCAACGCTTGGCCGAACACGAAGCGACGCCTGCGGATCTGCTGCAACGCTTGACCGGCCTGTTCGGTCCAGCCAAACCCGGCGAGGTAATCGACTGGCAAAAACTTGCGTGTGCTCTCGCTACCCGCAGCGCGTTCAGTATCGTCACCGGCGGCCCGGGGACCGGCAAGACCACTACCGTCGTGCGCTTGTTGGCGCTGCTTCAAGCGTCTGCCGTGGAAGCCGGCAAACCATTGCGTATTCGTCTGGCTGCGCCTACCGGCAAGGCTGCTGCGCGGCTCACCGAGTCCATCAGCCAGCAAGTGCAATCGCTGACAGTCGCCGAAGCGGTGCGCGAGAAGATTCCCTCCGAGGTCACCACCGTGCACCGTTTGCTTGGCAGTCGTCCCGGTACTCGGCATTTCCGTCATCACGCCGGTAACCGATTGCCGTTGGATGTGCTGGTGGTCGATGAAGCCTCGATGATCGATTTGGAGATGATGGCCAATCTGCTCGATGCCTTGCCGGCGCATGCACGGCTGGTGTTGTTGGGTGACAAGGATCAGTTGGCTTCGGTGGAAGCGGGCGCCGTGCTCGGGGATCTGTGCCGCGATGCCGAGGGCGGTTGGTACAGTCCGCAGACTCGCCAATGGCTGCAAGCCGTCAGCGGTGAAAGCCTTGAGGCCAGTGGGCTGCACGAAGATACCGACGGCACGCACCCGTTGGCCCAACAAGTGGTGATGTTGCGCCACTCACGCCGGTTCGGCGAAGGCAGCGGCATTGGCCAATTGGCGCGATGGGTCAATCAGCAGCAGCCTGATGAGGCGCGCAAGCTGTTGGCCGAACGCAACTTCAAAGACGTGTTCTCCCTGCCGCTCAAGGGTGAGCAGGACAAAGCGCTGGAGCGCTTGCTGCTCGACGGGCACAACGACGGGCCACACGGTTATCGCCATTACCTGAGCCTGCTGCGCGATCAGCGGCCCGCGCTGGGCAGCAGCCTCGATGATCCACGCTGGACCGAATGGGCGCGGCAAGTGCTGAACGCTTTCGACACTTTCCAGTTGCTCTGCGCCGTGCGCAAAGGGCCGTGGGGCGTGGAAGGCCTGAATCAGCGCATCACCGAAGCCTTGCTCAAGGCGCGTTTGATCGACGGTGATCAGCAGTGGTACGAAGGTCGGCCGGTGCTGATGACGCGCAACGATTACGGTCTGGGCTTGATGAACGGCGACATCGGCATCGCGCTGAAATTGCCCGAGCGCGACGGCCCCGAGGCCGGCAAACCGGTTTTGCGTGTCGCGTTCCCGCGCAACGACGGACAGGGTGGCGTGCGGTTTGTCCTGCCGAGCCGGCTCAACGATGTCGAAACGGTGTACGCGATGACCGTGCACAAATCCCAGGGTTCGGAGTTTGCGCACACGGCGCTGATCCTGCCGGACGCTCTCAATCCGGTGCTGACCAAAGAATTGATTTACACCGGCATCACCCGCGCCAAGGACTGGTTCACCCTGATCGAGCCTCGCGCGGGCGTGTTCGAGGAGGCGGTGCAACGCAAAGTGAAGCGCCTCAGCGGGCTGATGCTGGAGTTGGACGAGGGCATTGAGTCTAGCGCTTGA
- a CDS encoding YfiR family protein — protein MKLAVRVTESVTGCKQLLLVVVLCLLTGVTSAQPETAVSMADQRAKAVTQVVLGILSYARWPVEPAQLRLCVVGPTQYTDDLVKGSTQASGRPVTVQRLLAGNPAIASDCDAVYIGKLTADERGRLFASLIGQPILSISEGSDPCTVGSLFCLRVSDDQVSFEVNLDSVARSGVRIHPSVLQLSRRKPAAP, from the coding sequence ATGAAGTTGGCTGTCCGGGTGACAGAGAGCGTTACCGGCTGCAAGCAACTATTGCTTGTTGTCGTGCTCTGTCTGCTGACCGGTGTCACATCCGCTCAACCTGAAACCGCCGTCAGCATGGCCGACCAACGGGCCAAAGCGGTGACCCAGGTTGTGCTCGGGATTCTCAGTTACGCGCGTTGGCCGGTCGAGCCTGCGCAACTGCGCCTGTGCGTGGTCGGCCCGACTCAATACACCGACGACCTGGTCAAGGGCTCGACCCAGGCCAGCGGACGTCCCGTCACCGTGCAACGCTTGCTTGCCGGTAATCCGGCGATTGCCAGCGATTGTGATGCCGTGTACATCGGCAAACTGACCGCCGATGAGCGCGGCCGTTTGTTTGCCTCGTTGATCGGGCAACCGATATTGAGCATCAGCGAAGGCAGCGACCCGTGCACCGTTGGCAGTCTGTTTTGCCTGCGGGTCAGCGATGATCAAGTGTCCTTCGAGGTCAACCTCGATTCCGTCGCGCGCAGTGGCGTGCGCATTCACCCGAGCGTGCTGCAACTGTCGCGCCGCAAGCCGGCGGCACCATGA
- the recC gene encoding exodeoxyribonuclease V subunit gamma: MPDAASLNAGFMVVQSNSLDELRSLVIGVMRQYPLAPLENEIALVQSNGIAQWLKLALAEDPEDDDMGGCGIAAAIDVQLPGSFMWQVYRMVLGRDEIPVKSLLDKAPLTWRLMRLLPQLIDQPHFEPLQRFLTHDTDLRKRYQLSERLADLFDQYQVYRADWLEDWAEGKHQLRNGRGEAKPLTPANCWQAELWRALLLDVGEQGMAQSRAGVHQRFIERINSLDEAPAGLPSRVIVFGISSLPAQALEALAGLARFSQVLLCVHNPCRYHWADIVADKDLLRHQYKRQSRKSGMPVVLDPQTLHQHAHPLLAAWGKQGRDYISLLDSYDDPNSYRAAFRDGRIDLFSENNPQNMLNQLQDDILELRPLNETREHWPAVNLQSDHSIRFHIAHSAQREVEILHDQLLERFSADPDLRPRDVIVMVPDIDSYAPHIRAVFGQLERYDPRFIPFTLADQGQRGRDPLLIAVEHLLKLPDSRFPVSEILDLLDVPALRARFGVEERDLPTLHRWIEGAGIRWGMNAEQRAGLGLPPELEQNSWRFGLRRMLLGYAVGSASACEGIEPYDEIGGLDAALIGPLVALLDALEIAHQELTQPAPPKEWGVRLQGLVQLFFKASNEHDDYLLAQLEELRETWLDTCESVGLQDELPLTVVREAWLAGLDQGRLSQRFLAGAVNFCTLMPMRAIPFKLVCLLGMNDGDYPRAQPPLDFDLMGSDYRPGDRSRREDDRYLLLEALLSARNQLYISWVGRSIRDNSERPASVLIGQLRDHLASGWRLNDEDESLLEAMTQEHPLQPFSARYFHEGDALFSYASEWQVLHQSKKPATDAEVLEPYVQDEPLSLGQLQDFLRNPVRHFFSQRLKVFFEAAEVPLADEEPFVLDALQRYSLSDSLLQAALGQLENADQALEAHALSLQNSGLLPMAGFGEWLQRELIEPLPDLLQRYQQLLTLWPTPLTSALPVSLELHGLRLEGWLSGLHQRADGGLLSVTTIPNSIGSIKTRKWHRLTRPWVNHLVACASGLSMTTALVASDDSLLLEPLEKGAALRALGNLLLAWQTGMRQPLPIAVKTAFAWLGQADPVKAEAAARKAYEGDGQTTDGERRESPALARQFANYDSLVADETFAGWCDSLYRPLLEAPWRSLTSEGARS, translated from the coding sequence ATGCCGGACGCAGCGTCCCTCAATGCCGGGTTTATGGTGGTTCAAAGCAACAGTCTTGATGAACTGCGCAGCCTGGTGATCGGCGTAATGCGGCAATACCCGCTGGCTCCCCTGGAAAATGAAATAGCCTTGGTTCAGAGCAACGGCATTGCTCAATGGCTGAAGCTCGCACTCGCCGAAGACCCTGAAGATGACGACATGGGCGGCTGCGGTATCGCCGCGGCAATCGATGTGCAATTGCCGGGCAGTTTCATGTGGCAGGTGTATCGCATGGTCCTTGGCCGAGATGAAATCCCGGTCAAATCCCTGCTCGATAAAGCACCACTGACCTGGCGTCTGATGAGACTGCTGCCGCAGTTAATCGACCAACCGCATTTCGAACCTCTGCAGCGCTTTCTTACCCACGACACCGATCTGCGCAAACGCTATCAGTTGTCTGAACGCCTCGCCGATCTGTTCGACCAATATCAGGTCTACCGAGCCGACTGGCTCGAAGATTGGGCGGAAGGAAAACATCAACTGAGGAATGGCAGAGGCGAAGCGAAGCCGCTGACCCCAGCCAATTGCTGGCAAGCGGAGTTGTGGCGCGCGCTGCTTCTGGATGTCGGCGAGCAAGGCATGGCGCAGAGCCGTGCCGGTGTCCACCAGCGTTTCATTGAGCGCATCAACAGCCTCGATGAAGCGCCTGCCGGTTTACCGTCCCGAGTAATCGTTTTCGGGATTTCTTCACTACCCGCACAAGCACTTGAAGCTCTTGCCGGATTGGCGCGATTCAGTCAGGTCCTGCTCTGCGTGCACAACCCATGTCGTTACCATTGGGCAGACATCGTCGCCGATAAGGACTTGCTGCGGCATCAATACAAACGGCAGTCGCGCAAAAGCGGGATGCCGGTTGTGCTCGATCCGCAAACCCTTCACCAACATGCACATCCCTTATTGGCGGCGTGGGGTAAACAAGGGCGCGACTACATCAGCCTGCTCGACAGCTACGATGACCCGAACAGCTATCGCGCGGCTTTTCGCGATGGTCGCATCGACCTGTTCAGCGAAAACAATCCGCAAAACATGCTCAATCAGTTACAGGACGACATCCTCGAACTGCGTCCATTAAACGAAACTCGCGAGCATTGGCCGGCAGTCAATCTGCAAAGCGACCACTCGATTCGCTTCCACATTGCCCACAGCGCACAGCGCGAAGTCGAGATTCTCCACGATCAATTGCTCGAACGCTTTAGTGCCGATCCAGACCTGCGGCCTCGCGACGTCATCGTCATGGTTCCCGATATCGACAGCTACGCGCCGCATATCCGCGCGGTGTTCGGTCAGCTGGAACGTTATGACCCGCGCTTCATTCCATTCACCTTGGCCGATCAGGGCCAGCGTGGCCGCGATCCACTATTGATCGCCGTCGAGCACCTGCTCAAGCTCCCGGACAGCCGTTTCCCGGTCAGCGAGATCCTCGACCTGCTGGATGTGCCCGCCCTCCGGGCCCGATTCGGCGTGGAAGAGCGTGACTTGCCGACGCTGCATCGTTGGATCGAAGGCGCCGGCATCCGCTGGGGTATGAATGCCGAACAGCGGGCCGGCCTCGGTCTGCCGCCAGAACTGGAGCAGAACAGTTGGCGTTTCGGCCTGCGCCGCATGCTGCTGGGTTACGCCGTGGGCAGCGCCAGTGCCTGCGAAGGCATCGAGCCTTACGACGAAATTGGCGGGCTCGATGCCGCACTGATCGGTCCTTTGGTCGCCCTGCTCGATGCGCTGGAAATCGCCCATCAGGAGCTCACCCAACCGGCGCCGCCGAAAGAGTGGGGCGTGCGACTGCAAGGCTTGGTGCAGTTGTTTTTCAAGGCCAGTAATGAACACGACGATTATCTGCTGGCTCAACTCGAAGAGCTGCGCGAAACCTGGCTGGATACCTGCGAGTCGGTAGGGTTGCAGGATGAACTACCGCTGACCGTAGTGCGCGAAGCCTGGCTGGCCGGTCTCGACCAAGGGCGCTTGTCTCAGCGTTTCCTCGCCGGCGCGGTGAATTTCTGCACATTGATGCCGATGCGCGCGATCCCTTTCAAACTGGTGTGCCTGCTCGGAATGAATGACGGCGATTACCCACGCGCGCAGCCGCCGCTGGACTTTGACTTGATGGGCAGCGATTACCGTCCCGGCGATCGGTCCCGGCGTGAAGACGATCGCTACCTGCTGCTGGAAGCGCTGTTGTCCGCGCGAAATCAACTATATATCTCCTGGGTCGGCCGAAGCATTCGCGATAACAGCGAACGCCCAGCCTCGGTGTTGATCGGCCAACTGCGTGATCACCTGGCCAGCGGTTGGCGGCTGAATGACGAGGATGAATCGTTGCTTGAGGCGATGACCCAGGAGCATCCCCTGCAACCGTTCAGTGCCCGTTACTTCCACGAAGGCGATGCGCTGTTCAGTTATGCCAGCGAGTGGCAAGTGCTTCACCAGTCGAAAAAACCTGCAACCGACGCCGAGGTCCTTGAACCTTATGTTCAGGACGAACCGCTGAGCCTCGGACAGTTACAGGATTTCCTCCGCAACCCTGTCAGACATTTCTTCAGCCAACGCCTGAAAGTATTCTTCGAAGCCGCCGAAGTGCCGCTGGCCGACGAAGAACCGTTTGTCCTCGACGCACTGCAGCGCTATAGCCTCAGCGACAGTTTGCTCCAAGCCGCACTGGGCCAACTGGAGAACGCCGATCAAGCGCTGGAGGCTCATGCGCTGAGTCTGCAAAACAGCGGGCTGCTGCCAATGGCCGGTTTTGGCGAATGGCTGCAACGAGAGTTGATCGAGCCGCTCCCAGACCTGCTGCAACGCTACCAGCAACTTCTGACGTTATGGCCAACGCCGCTCACCAGTGCCTTGCCGGTGAGTCTGGAATTGCACGGCTTGCGCCTCGAAGGCTGGCTCAGTGGGCTGCATCAACGCGCCGACGGTGGTCTACTCTCGGTTACCACCATTCCCAACAGCATCGGCTCGATCAAGACGCGCAAGTGGCATCGACTGACTCGTCCGTGGGTCAATCATCTGGTTGCCTGCGCCAGTGGTTTGTCGATGACCACCGCGCTGGTCGCCAGTGACGACAGCCTTTTGCTCGAACCCTTGGAGAAGGGCGCCGCATTGCGAGCGCTCGGCAACCTGCTGCTCGCCTGGCAAACCGGTATGCGCCAGCCACTGCCGATCGCCGTCAAAACCGCGTTTGCCTGGCTCGGTCAAGCCGACCCGGTCAAAGCCGAGGCCGCCGCGCGCAAAGCTTATGAAGGGGACGGCCAGACCACCGATGGCGAGCGCCGCGAAAGTCCGGCACTTGCGCGGCAGTTTGCCAATTACGACAGTCTTGTCGCCGACGAGACATTCGCCGGTTGGTGCGACTCTTTATACCGGCCATTGCTTGAAGCACCTTGGCGATCATTGACCAGCGAAGGTGCGCGCTCATGA